In the genome of Streptomyces fagopyri, the window GGACGACTGGCGGAACGAACTGCACGCCGCGTGGTGCCGGGCGGCGGTACGGCAGCGGGACCCGGGCTGGTCCAGAGCGCTCCTCGGCGCACCCTCCGCCGCGGAGGCCGGCGGGCCGGGGGCGGTGTCGCCGGCGGAGCGTTCGAAGCTGCTCGCCACGCTGGGTCCGGCCGAACGGGCCGAGTGGGTGGCGGGGTTCATCGCCACCCACGGCCTGTCCGAGGCGTTTCAGCTGCTGGGGGTCTGCGCGGTGCCGTGGGCGGAGCCCCTGGGGCGTGCGGTGGTCGACGCGCTCGACATCGCGCGCGACGCGGGGAGTTATCCATGGAGTTTCAGTGGGGTGATGGGGCTGGCGGAGCGGTGTCTGGATCCGCTGGAGGCGGGGCGGCTCGACGCGCTCACGGCGATTCCCGACGAGACGGAGAACGCGGCGCCGGGGGCCGGCGGCTACTGGTCGGAGGCCTTCCAGCGTCTCGTCACCACCTTGCGGCTGCGCGCGGAGATGACCGCGGAGCTGGCGGTGCCGGAACCCGAGCGGAGTCCGGCGATGCCCTGAGCACCGGGGCCGGAGATCCTCCCCGCGGCCTCGCCCCCGAACCCCGGACGGTCCGCGGCGCCGCCCGGTCGGGGGCACGGGGAGCCGTGCGACCGGCCCCCGGCCGCCCGCATCCGAAGAACCCCCACCCGGGGACGGGCAGGGGCGACCAGGGCGGAAGCCCGCCCGCGCCGGCCTCCGCCGGCCAGGCGCTACGCCCCCGCGGGCTGCCGCACGTTCGCCCGTACCCACTCCACGATCGACCCGGTCGTCGCGCCCGGCGTGAAGATCTCGGCGACGCCCTTCTCCTTGAGCGGAGCGATGTCCGCCTCCGGGATGATCCCGCCGCCGAAGACCTTGATGTCCTCCGCCTCGCGTTCCTTGAGGAGATCGATCACGGCCGCGAACAGCGTGTTGTGCGCGCCGGAGAGGATGGAGAGACCGATCGCGTCGGCGTCCTCCTGGATCGCGGTGTCGACGATCTGCTCGGGGGTCTGATGGAGCCCGGTGTAGATGACCTCCATGCCGGCGTCGCGCAGCGCCCGCGCGATCACCTTGGCCCCCCGATCGTGGCCGTCGAGCCCCGGCTTGGCCACCACCACGCGGATCGGACCGGCTGCCACACCCATCACTGCCTCCATGAACCGACTACAACGACCTGTACCGACACATATCGAACATTCCGCCGCTCACCGCACCGGACGTACCTCTGCGGCACAGGCACCCCGCACCGCACCGGCCGGGGAAGTGAACGAACGTTATCGTCAGATCCGTGCAAACCGCAGTTTCCCGCTGAAGAGCGAGGGGGAAATCACACGGTGGGACACATTCGCCGCGCATCGCTCCGCGCTTCAGCGGCACCCGCGCCGCAGGAACCTGCGACGCGCGGGCCACGACCGGAGCCTGCGCAAGGAGAGCCGCCGACAGGTGGCGGCACCGGCACCGCGCCGACGAGGCGCGGCGACGGTGCGGCACACCGGCGGGAGCACGACGGCAGGGACTCCCGCCGCGCCACCGGCGCACCACACGCCGCGGACGCACCGTCGCCCTCCGCCACCGGCGCTCTCCACAAGGGCACACGGGGGACGGAGCTGTCCCTTCGCGTGTCGACTGGAGGTCGGCCATGAAGGTCACCGGGACAGAGCCGCCCGTTCTCCCGTTCCGTCAGCGCCTGCTGCCAGGCAGGCTGACAGGGCTCTCGGTGGCCCTGCTGAAGGCGACGGCCCTGGAGCTCGCGATCCTCGCCGGGCACCTCCTCCTCTACCCGTCCGGCATCGTGCAGGAG includes:
- a CDS encoding cobalamin B12-binding domain-containing protein; the encoded protein is MGVAAGPIRVVVAKPGLDGHDRGAKVIARALRDAGMEVIYTGLHQTPEQIVDTAIQEDADAIGLSILSGAHNTLFAAVIDLLKEREAEDIKVFGGGIIPEADIAPLKEKGVAEIFTPGATTGSIVEWVRANVRQPAGA